In the Mytilus galloprovincialis chromosome 10, xbMytGall1.hap1.1, whole genome shotgun sequence genome, one interval contains:
- the LOC143047336 gene encoding uncharacterized protein LOC143047336 yields MMKMMDNIFSGAQEPVTLKSLFWKFFNYLTGNKKHKYVYPEISIEQGCQSLEILCYQEDSGRSRLNVKLPAGSKFKEIIKTQYMTKFEAEIVYPNGNITNEEFRKSCNMQSTSDLDLSQSIPYHNECIGFSSAKDDQDQGALQTLSYGGEEARLRFHSTKELYIYGEASLLTTLKFENGYVMHRKKTCTLFTLKGEMNSASTYLQRVDEIEDLSSYSNVIAFTETDRYLYIEILHSDSKDVVYRLAKEFQNRNNVTKISRLKHVLRLFETKNQALRNQSQCYNSNHRESTTCHNVSSLKRLNELNKYTPTEVVDAHQQRYNSNSKCHIKNNKDTKFSQAEKQQSVVQNEDVDNTNANCERHTNNRFNEQWLVRSKMKNARVKTNAKTSSGELKIYLQSWENEIGDLVNEYFDENIIRQAVYGSFRHDFDWCCKTSFDRPSIPWPSMHPLLPYKLRYLDNDDEAPNFNRNQKQCNEFVREFKTESLESLTSDSGTDQYESCPSECSTDRDLDQQCTDENNTDNNQFDS; encoded by the exons ATGATGAAAATGATGGATAACATTTTTTCAGGAGCACAAG AACCAGTGACACTGAAATCATTGTTTTGGAAATTTTTCAATTATCTAACCGGAAATAAGAAGCACAAGTATGTGTATCCTGAAATTTCTATTGAACAAGGCTGTCAGTCATTAGAGATATTATGTTACCAAG AGGATTCAGGGCGTTCAAGATTAAATGTTAAACTGCCAGCTGGttccaaatttaaagaaataataaaaacacaatACATGACTAAATTCGAAGCTGAAATTGTATATCCAAATG GTAATATCACGAATGAAGAATTTCGAAAATCATGCAATATGCAAAGCACTTCTGATTTGGACCTTAGTCAGTCAATTCCATACCATAATGAGTGTATCGGGTTTTCTTCAGCAAAGGACG ACCAAGATCAAGGCGCgttacag ACACTTTCCTACGGAGGAGAAGAAGCTAGACTCAGGTTCCATAGTACAAAAGAATTGTACATATATGGAGAGGCTAGTTTACTGACAACTCTGAAATTTGAAAATGGATATGTTATGCATCGCAAGAAAACCTGCACACTTTTTACCTTAAAAGGGGAAATGAATTCTGCTTCTACATATTTGCAAAGAGTGGATGAAATTGAAGATTTGAGCAGTTATTCAAATGTTATAGCTTTTACGGAAACCGATAGATACCTTTACATTGAAATATTACACAGTGACAGTAAAGATGTCGTTTACCGTCTTGCAAAGGAATTCCAAAATCGTAATAATGTCACAAAAATAAGCAGACTGAAACATGTACTTCGGTTATTTGAAACCAAAAATCAGGCCCTTCGAAATCAATCGCAATGTTACAACAGCAATCATAGAGAGTCAACCACATGTCATAATGTAAGTAGCTTAAAACGGTTGAACGAACTCAATAAGTATACACCGACAGAAGTTGTTGATGCTCATCAGCAAAGATATAATTCAAATTCTAAATgtcatattaaaaataacaaagatacaAAATTTTCGCAGGCTGAAAAGCAACAGTCAGTCGTACAGAATGAAGATGTTGATAACACTAATGCCAACTGTGAACGACACACCAATAACAGATTTAATGAACAATGGCTTGTTCGATCAAAGATGAAAAATGCTAGAGTGAAAACAAATGCCAAGACTTCATCTGGagaattgaaaatatatttacagtCATGGGAAAATGAAATAGGAGATTTAGTGAATgaatattttgatgaaaacatAATACGACAGGCGGTATATGGATCGTTTAGACACGATTTTGATTGGTGCTGTAAGACTTCCTTTGATAGACCAAGTATACCATGGCCAAGCATGCACCCACTTTTACCATATAAACTACGATACTTAGACAATGACGATGAAGCACCAAACTTTAATCGTAATCAGAAACAATGTAATGAGTTTGTGAGGGAATTCAAAACCGAAAGTCTGGAGAGTTTGACTAGTGATAGCGGTACTGATCAATATGAAAGTTGTCCTAGTGAATGTAGTACTGATAGAGATTTAGATCAACAGTGTACAGACGAAAATAACACTGATAATAATCAATTTGATAGTTAA